CCTCGAGGGCTCACAAGAacatatttacttgtttgttctCACTTGGTTTTACGGGAGAACTGGGTTACTGCGGGAAGAGAGCTGCTCACTTGGGAAACCTGTTGGGTTCAGGCATCAGAAAGATCATCTGGTTGGCCCTTAGTCCCCCACATTTGCGAAGGAACTACTAGGGGATGTTGAAAAGTATTAACACATGTTTCTTATCTAGACCTTCAAGCATGTGCTCTAAGGGCTGCTCTGCAGAACCCTGGTgctcacacacacaacacacacacacggaaacaATATAACTGTTTCTTCAGATTACCCTTTCACTGAGACTATTTATGAATAATGTGTCTGCTCTTCCTTGTGACAATCCCATGAACCAAAAGACACCTTTTAGAAACAAATACCATTTCGCAAATCTTTGAAGGATATCTGATTGAAATTTCTTTGTTCATGATAGGTTAACTGTCACTTCCCTCGCCCAGTGTCCCAAAACTGACCTGCCTGCCCACTTCCCTCCTATCCAcccccttttccctcctcttccctcccttcatttaaaacaaatgtatatttatCACCTATTCTGCCACCAGGCTGCTGTGCATGGTGTGGCCGTGTCTCTGTGACTGGTGTCTGGGGACCACCGCCTCCCCAgtaccccccgcccccctccctgcaCACTGTAGACACTGGGTGCTGTGCTGGGACCGGCGCCGCTGAATCCTTGTCGCCATCCAAGACCTTTTGGTTTACGTCATCTGCTCGGAATCTCGGGAAAGTTCATGTGGTGGGGATGCCAGGAGTCCTCAGTGATGCTTCTGGAATGAACCCGGCTTTCCCTGCAGGGAGCACAGAGCGGCATTGTTTCCTGAAGGGCTCTGTATCTCCTGCTGCCCAGCACCCAGCCCcaggacacacagagaaggcGGCCCACGGCTCCCGCTGCTCGCATCCTGAGGGCTGGCAGCCTTGTCTTCCCTCTACCTTGGGAGCAATCTCGCCTGGGGGTTGAGATCTAGGGCTACCTCCAACACCTGCCTTGGATCTGCTCATAACCAACACTCCCCTGGGCTTGTTCAGAGCCAGGTTGTTGCATAAGAGATGGGATGGATGATGAGTCCTTGTTGAGTGCTGGGTCCTCGTGTCTGGAGAAGAGAAGCCCACTGGCTTCCAGGGCCAAAGCAGCCTTATGTGAAGCAGGACTGATGGTCTCTTTCGGGGAAAGCACCAGGATTTCCCCACTCCATGTCCAGGAAGGAGGAACCTGTGCTGGCTTGAGGCAGCGCGAGCTTCATTTGCGCCTTCCTCAAGGATCTGCCAGGCCCCTTGATGGTCCCAGAAGCCTAACTACTGTGGGGAAGTCTGGTCACGCCATGAAGCCCTGACCTGTGACGACCCCCAGCTCCTGGGAGTTCCTCAGGTATTAGGAAACTCCAGGCAGGGCCGTCAATCTCTGAAGACCCCTTGCTGAGTGTCCCTCAGGCTGGAAGGAGCGACTCAGAACAGGCTGGTGTCTGCgagagaaagcaggaagataGGGGCTTGTGGGGGAGGGATGATAGGGGTGGTGTCAGAGGTGGTCTCCTCCGGCTCGCTGTCCCCATCATCCAGGTCTTCAGTGAGAGACGGGATGATTCTGACTGTACTGTCCTCAAAATGCACCTGCTTCTTCTTGACCAGCGAGTCAGCTGGCTCCAAGGTCAGCCCCGTCAGGGTGTCTGGGCACTGGAGGGCACCGGGTCTCTTGGCCCCCTTCAGGATGCTCTTCATGTGGACGAAGAGGGAGCCGGGCCCATCCTTGAAGGCCCCATGGAAGGTGTAGGTTTGCTCGGTGTCCCCAGAGCCGGTGGTGCTCACGGCACTGCTGGAGGGGTCCGTGTACTGCTCCGAGGAGGCCAGCACCTCCGGGGAGGCCTTGCTCTTCTTCcgcttgctcagcaggaagtagGCCAGGCCAGTgatgatgagcatggagcctggaaGGAATGCGGGAGGTCAGGAGGCTAGACGTGTGCTGGGGAGGAGCCGGACAGAATGCTGTCCGAGCCCACCATTCCAGAGGGCCACCGTGGCATGCTCAGGCCCCCCAGGCTCCAACCTGCACCCCTGACTTATCCTCACACACCCCCTGATTCAGGGCCAGGCCTGCTGTCTGACTAAGGGATGTCCATGGGGCCAGCGCTGTACTCCTCCTGACTGTTAGCCAGGCAGCTCTGTGCCTGAGGCCCCTGCCTGTTGATAGCCGCCCCTGGGGCCACCTGCCTGTCCTCTCATCACCATTCCTAGCTTCTGTGTTAGGACCTCGTGTTGGGCCGGACCTGCAATGCCTGCCGTGGGTTGCACTCTGTTCTGGATACTGGGTTCCAACCGCAGAACTGGGCTTCCTTCCATTCCCAGAAGTGCAGAGAGGTTCCTTCCTCAGCCTTCCCAGGAAAGATGGAGGAAAGTGTGAATCCTACTGGGTGGGTCCCTCTCTTGGGTGCacccgccctccctccccacccctctctcccagtctccagcctagAGGTCTCTCTGGCTCAGGTTGAGATTGCTGCCCTGGTTCTCCTGCCTGCAGGCCTGCCTATCCCGAGGAGGCCTCTGggtgtctctccctctctaaagAGCGGGAGGTTGTGGCTTGCCCTGGCCTCATGGTTGCTGAATCCTCTGGAGTCCACTAAAGGTTGAGCAGAGTGGCCTTGAGATGCTAAGACAGGTACATTAAGAGAAACCACGGGAAGGAAGCCTTCCAACGTTGTCTCTCTGCACACCGGGCATTTTAGGCCGGTCACGAGGAGGGACGGGCTTTCATAGCTAGGGAGTGGGGAAGAAAAGGGTACTAGCAGAAGGGCTGTGGGCAAAACCCAGGGGTGGGAGCAAGGCACCCTGGCTTCTAGCTGACTAGCACGGACTTATGAGGTGGGAGGGAAGATGATGAGGCTTGGAGGGTCTGCCAGGTTCCCCTCATGGCATGCCTCCCAAACCAGGCTGAGGAGTTTGGACCGGAATGGGTAGCACTGAGGAGACATGGGAGGGTTTGGACAGAGAAGTGACCATCTCATACCCTCTGAAGGCCCAGACCACACGCAGGCATTGGAGGAAAGTTCTCCATTTGTGGGTGCAGCCTCTCGGCCTACAAGAAGGGACATTTCTACTACTTTATCAACATGAAGTATGTTTGACCCCACCTCATTCCCTTGATCTAGGCCAAAGGAGTCAgtggagccagaggtggggccaATGTCACTGAGGTCTATGAGGGGAGGATTCAGCCCCTCCTGCTCAGAATCCACCTGTGGTAGGGTTTCCTCCCTCCACGAACTCCTGGAGCTCCTACCTGGGATGGTCACGTGCCAGACCAGGACGGGATGGAGAAAGCAGGCCACAGACAGCAGCATGTACGCCAGGAACTTCTGGAAGCAGCCCAACCAGCGGGCTTTCTCCCTTGCTCTGTAGGCCAGGGACTCTGGTTGACACCTggcagcaggggggtgggggtgggggccgagTCCAGGATTAGCAGGAAATAGGAAACAACCCAGAAAAGCCCCAGGACATGGGAAGCTGTTGGaggctgggatcgagtcctgttgTCCCCATGTTCTCTTTAGTGGCCTGTGGCCAAACACTCCCCAGGGGCTGGGGTCCTCATCATGGGTTCCACAGTTAGGTTTCTTGCCTGAGTCCTTCAAGAGGGCCCACAATTTTTCTAAAAGGCTGCCTCGCCTGTTCTTTCTGTCAAGGGTGAAGGGAGCTCAATGATACCAGGATTCAGCAAAGGTAGTGGGAAGGAGAATAGGAGACTCAGGGGCCCTTTGAGAGGTCCCCAGTGGAGTAGAGAAGGCATGTGGTCTGGGAAACAGCTGGCTGGGACAGCTGTGTAGACTGGGCACTGCACAAGCCACTTGTTCCCCTGAGTGAACAGGCCAGAATCCAGCTCCACCTGGTTCACAGAGCCTCGCCTAGGCATAAGATGGCATCAGCCCCAGAgggatctctttttaaaatggccCTCAGTTTAAAAGGTCCCTTTATAAACAGGCCCTTTTTAAACTGGCAGAGGTCTGATGCCGAGCCCATTTCCTCAGCACTCTTGCTTCCGGGTTTCAAAGAAGGAAAGGGCTTGTCTTAGGTTCATCTCCTTCATCCTGTGAATTGGTCTGTCCAGGCTAGTCTGGGGGCAGTGGCGGGGGCTGGAGGACAAAGGTCTGGTTCAGAACACTGCCCTCCTCCTGCAAGCCATAGCCATGGCTCATTGGTGCCCTCTGGTGGACATTGTTTTGTGACCAGACCctggctgggagaggagggagctcAGAACAGAGTGAAATGCCCCTTTGGGTTCAGGGCTCCTCCCTAACCTGTCCCAGAGAAGTTGCAAAGATCGCTTGACTGTGCCAttcattagaaaggaagaagtcttTTGCCTCAGGGCTGGTGACCTTGGGAGGCAGCTGATGGCCTTGCAAGGTGCTGGGGATTTGAGGCCAGGCTCTTTCTCTGATTACCTAGAGACACAACTATTGAGGTTCTGAGAGCTGTGGTCCAGAAACAGCCCTTGGCCACAATGATGACAGTGTTTAGTAACTGAGCACTGCTGGACAGCAAGTATGGGCCTCTGTGACCATGTGGCTTCCCGAGGGGATCCTTACAGCCCCCGACTTGTGCCTGGGTTCTAGCAGGAAAAAGAACCAGTTCTGCAATCTAGCTCTGCTGCCTCTAAGACCATCCGGCCTTCCGCAGGGTCCTCCCCTCTCTATGGGTGCCTGGGATGGCAGATGCAGCTACGTGCTGTTCTTGGAGGTGGGAATGGACTCTGCGGGGGCTTCTGGGTGGGAGCGGGCCCTAGGTGGATGCTTCACTCTGCTCCCCTGGttgggagcagagaagggggacCATTGAGTTCTGTGGGACTGAGCCCGTGGCTGGGCAGGGGCTggctgtgtgggtggggagggcagccGTCGCAGCTGCTTCAGGAGCAGGACCTCACCTGGACTGGCCTCACGGGTCATGgtatgtgggggcgcctggggctAGGAGGAGGCTACTTACTGGAAGCAGATGGCCAGCAGTTGAGCCACAAAGTATGCCCCTTCACACACGGAGACGGCAGCGCCTATGAACCTGTGGTGGAGACAAGGAAGGGAGTTCTAGAGCCCTCTGATCTGCCCTTTGCTCTTCCAGAGCCTCTTTTCTTACTGCCTCTGGGGCTCCTGGCCATCTCCTGCCGACAGACTGTCCAGGAGATTCCTGACCTAATGCGGCCCCCCAGCCGGTGTCTGCCAGGAGCTGCTCCGTGCCAGGGCCTATGCTGGGTCAGGCCTCAGTGGACAGGTGCCAGCCAGGGCCCAAAGATGGGTGCAGGAGTGTAGGCCACCGGAGAACACTGCCTTGACCCTGGCCCCCATGTGTGGCCACTGGCTGGCATGTCCTTCTACTACTGTCACTAACATAACATTTGCTGCTTGGTTGTACAAACTTGAAGGCTGGATCTGTTCCAgatccttttccttctccctcttttcccacTGTCCAAACAGTCTCTGGCCTGACCTATATGACCTGAGTTTGGGTAATGCTCCCTTGACCCCTGCACTTGTCTCCCCTTTTCTGCCTCTCTAACTgcctgctctcccttctccctctcctgctcttccaCTTGGTCCCCACTGGCTGCCCTGAGGACTCCCTCTGAATGGAACTGTAGTTTTCCCAATCCACATTGCTTCAAAATCTCCTCATGTTCCATGTGTGGTCCAGGGAATTTCCAATCCAAATCTTCTGGGAAATATGTGAAATCAAAGATTCCTGGGCCAGCCTCAGATTTTATATATCAGAATCTTTGGGAATGgaacttaaatgttttattgGGGAGTCCTATAAAATTGAACTTTCTTAGCATGCCTTTGAAGCCTTAAATGAAAATCCATAGTTCTCTGACTACAGAGGAAGTTACCAGGTGCCACAGTGACTTTGCACAAGCTGGCCCTTCTTGAAAGgactcctctttcctccttttgtcTGTCTCGTGATCTCTTGCTTCTCTGTGTTTTACGGTGTGACCTGAGCTACCAGCCTGTGAACTCCCTTTGTCACTTCCTTCCCTAATTCTTCCCTGTAGCCCAGGCCCACTCTGGGAATGGCTTATTGTTAAGTGCTCCATGGATATCActggagtgaatgaatgagtgaaaggaGAGGCTACGCCACAGGCGAAGGTGTCTTGGGGCCAGAATTTCCTCAGGAACCTGGGCATTGCTCCTGCTACTGATCAGCTGTGTGCCTCAGGCAAGGGACTTGACCTTTCTGTACATCAgcgtcctcatctgtaaactgacAGAATTACAGTGCTCCAgcaataaaattgttaaaaagtctCAAATGAGCTGATATTTGGAAAACCCTTTAAATGGGGCACATAGTGCTCATTTTGTAAATGTTAGTTACCGATTTCTCGGTCTCTCTCTCCATAAGCATTTATGTACTTAATCCCTattctctcctactctctctgtctcccagcaTCTCTCTAACACTTACTCCTCAGCTTTCAAATGGAATATCCGTTTGATATAACGAGCACTGTGCACAGGCATGTTCTAAGGGCTTCACCAGTATCAATTCATTTAGTCCTTTTAACAATTTTATGATTGAAGCACTGTACTAATCCTCAGCCTACAGCTAAGGGCaccaaggcacagaaaggttaagctCCTTGCTGTGGTCACACAGCAGATCCATAGCGGCAAcaagatttgaacccagcccTTAGACTCCAGAGCCTGTGTTTCTAACAAGTACACTGGGGCATGTAGTTTATAAAACAAGCATCATATCTTTTTCTAGATCATGGGatggaggacaaggaggaaactgaggcttgggctGTGGAGTGACTCTCCAGGGGTCCTGTTTGTTGCTGTAGAAGCTGTGCCTCTCGAGGCCAGGAAGGTCTGGTCACTCAGGCAGGGCAGCGAATCCAAGCCGAAAGCCCTGCTGTGATTAGCGGGATCCCACAAACTGAAGCCTCTTCCCTGCAGTGTCACGCCAGCCACGCAGACCCTTCAGCCAGTGGTGTGGCTGGTGTTCGTGGGTGAGTGTGAGGAAGGCCGTGAGGAGCCCCACAGGAAGGAGAAAGGTGGGAGTGGAAGCTGGTGTGCAGAGAAGTGGGGAAGAACCAGAAGAAAGCCCACGATAGCTCAGCGCCCATGGGAGCCTACTCTGAGCCTTGGCCCCTGCCGGGTCCCAGAGACACGGGGGAGGGGGTGACAGTGACACAGGGGTGTGCTAGAGTCAAAGAACACCCTGAGTGTGGGGGCACACAGAGGCAGGAGTCTGAGATCTGCCAGAGAGACTGCATGTGTGCGAGGGAgaaaggtgggaggagggaggcggAGCATTGAGATGGCCCTTgaggaatggggggtggggggatgagtgcGGGAGGGACAGAAGGGACGGAGGGTTGGGGCAGGCAGGCGGGCAGGGGCTCCCATCCCTGCAGCTATGGAGCACTGCACAGGGGAGAACATAAACTAACTCAGAGCGGGGCCGGCGGGACCTGAGGCTGGAAATCAAGTCTTCTAGGACTGGACCACCGAGTGACTAGAGGGGCTTGGTGTCCCCTTGGGACAGGAATAGAGCagtcagggaggggcagggctctGGGCAAAATGCAGTTGCATTAAGTGGCTATAGACCTGACTTGTTATAGGAGGATAATCACATCTAACTCATACCTGAAGTGATGTTTGTGGGGAagccaggtagagagaggagaagaCGAAGGCCAGGCTGGTTTCTGGATTCTGGGGGGACAGGCTCAGAAAGACATGGAGGGGGTTCAGAGCAAAGAGAAGTCGCTCCAGGCTCAGGGCAGGCTTCCCAGGGCAGAATGCCAGGGATGGACATCAGGCTTTGGGGACATCGAGGTGGATGGTAAGTCACCCTCGGTGCTCAATGCAGTGAGCAAGGGCTTGGAGGTGAGGCGAGGCAGGGAGTCTGAGAAAGAGTCAGAGGCTCCTGAGGTGGAAGCTGAGTGACAAGAAATAAAACGGAGGCCaggagatggcagaggaatatGGCCTGGAGGCCGTGGCCGTGGCTGAAGGTTCCAGAACAGCCCTGCGTTTCTAGGTGGCAAATTTTGTAGCAGAGTGGAAATGGGCTGGGCGGGTGGAAGACAGTTGGGAGACAGTGGAGGCCAATCCACACAGCAAGTCAAAGAGCTGTCCTGGGCAGGGGAAGCCCGGATGACGGTGGGTGCGGGCGGCAGCTCGGTGAGCCCGCAGGAGAGCGCACAGGTGCCCCGTGTCCCTCGGGAGCTggcagaccccctccccccagggtgtCCTCCTTCTTCAGGCCACCACTGCACAGTGGTCTAGCTCCCGTTGGCTGGCGGGAAGAAAGGACAGAGGCTAGGGAACTAAATGGATCCGGGCCCGACTCTGGGCCCTGTTGCTCATGGGTTTGTTGGTGCTGGCTGAGCTGCTTATCCCCTCTAAATCTTCTAATCTGAAAACCTAGGACAGTATGCCCTTCTACAGTGCCATTGGAGTTCAAGGACACACGCAAATAAGACGTGTTtctgtgcctggcatatagaagGGCTCAAACATAGAGTCTTTGGAgctgattcctctctctctgaaacaagcTTGGTTTGTGTTTGCTGAACAAAGGATGACTGAAAAGATAGATGGATGGCTGGATAGATGGTagttggctggctggctggctggctggctgggtggatagatggacagatggacagatggatggatggatgggtgtgTAGGTAGAGGGATGGAATAATGATCTGACCAAAGCCCTGCCCAAACCAGAGAATATCCTAGAAGTCCCCTCTAGGGCTTCCACCTGTGGGATGTGATGGAGTTAGCATGGAAAAGGGGTGTGGGCTACTCTGTGTTAGTGGGGCAGCCTTAGGGTGAGCTGGACCAGAACATGCCAGCAGGGAAgggcacatgcacacatactcaCAGCAAATAGAAAGCCAGGCTTTTGAACTGCCCCTGGAGGAAGGTCTCAGTGCCCACGCCGATCAACACtaagaggggaagaggagaggggagggtgggcCTGGGTGCTCCAGCCACATGGCGGCCCTGTGGAAGGTTCCCTGGCTGCGGAGTGAGCCTTCTCCCCGGGGACTGAGAGCCAGAGAGGCTCTTCTCCAGGCACAGGGATTGGTGGCTGGGAAAACGCAAGGGAACAAGGAGCCTTCTGGATTGGTCTCTGGAAACTAGATGGGTTTCAGCAGAAGGCCAGAGGTCTTTTACTCCAGCTCCCAGATCGCAGATGCctttcctcctctgcccacaCTGGCCATGCCTCATGCCCCCAGAGACAACATATGCTTCCAGGCCTCCAGACCCTCGATTTCACAACAGTCATGGCTTCAAGGGCCTTCACTGTCCTACAGCCCATGCCCATATGTGCTGTGGGTCTGGGTTCAGTGCTTGGCCATGGGTGGGACCTTCCCAACCCCTGTTGCCCGGATCACTGTTCTAGCTGTTTCTGTGACCCCGTTTTCACTTGCTGTTTTGGTAGCTGTATCACACCTCCTGGTTCCTTGCTTTGGACCCACTGCTGGCTGAGCCCCTGAGGGGCTCTGACACAAGAAGCTGATTAGCTTCGTCTTTCTTCCTGCCCCTTCTTGGCTG
Above is a genomic segment from Mustela nigripes isolate SB6536 chromosome 4, MUSNIG.SB6536, whole genome shotgun sequence containing:
- the TMEM72 gene encoding transmembrane protein 72 isoform X2 codes for the protein MLIITGLAYFLLSKRKKSKASPEVLASSEQYTDPSSSAVSTTGSGDTEQTYTFHGAFKDGPGSLFVHMKSILKGAKRPGALQCPDTLTGLTLEPADSLVKKKQVHFEDSTVRIIPSLTEDLDDGDSEPEETTSDTTPIIPPPQAPIFLLSLADTSLF
- the TMEM72 gene encoding transmembrane protein 72 isoform X3, which translates into the protein MLLSVACFLHPVLVWHVTIPGSMLIITGLAYFLLSKRKKSKASPEVLASSEQYTDPSSSAVSTTGSGDTEQTYTFHGAFKDGPGSLFVHMKSILKGAKRPGALQCPDTLTGLTLEPADSLVKKKQVHFEDSTVRIIPSLTEDLDDGDSEPEETTSDTTPIIPPPQAPIFLLSLADTSLF
- the TMEM72 gene encoding transmembrane protein 72 isoform X1, which translates into the protein MIKLSVWQGHRQQSQEGEPYSHLNQAVVAKTGLEGRAPGHGGPEPTATASPCTRASRSISGRSLCCLPYWDPALNPGTMKLQKFWTGLEYTCRLLGITTAAVLIGVGTETFLQGQFKSLAFYLLFIGAAVSVCEGAYFVAQLLAICFQCQPESLAYRAREKARWLGCFQKFLAYMLLSVACFLHPVLVWHVTIPGSMLIITGLAYFLLSKRKKSKASPEVLASSEQYTDPSSSAVSTTGSGDTEQTYTFHGAFKDGPGSLFVHMKSILKGAKRPGALQCPDTLTGLTLEPADSLVKKKQVHFEDSTVRIIPSLTEDLDDGDSEPEETTSDTTPIIPPPQAPIFLLSLADTSLF